A genomic window from Corynebacterium fournieri includes:
- a CDS encoding efflux RND transporter periplasmic adaptor subunit, with the protein MISHTDSSTGHARLTRAGLAVVTSSALFLGACGFGGGGDEGAEGAGLNPGDYTVATNEGVTDSVVVNGTIEPIRSVNISTPVQSEVEKVAVKAGDRVQPQQFLASMNSEQLERQLEVQQKQQANAQADAQAQVDQARAALNAHQEGINNGTNQGIRAAQAQVDQAQAAYDAAVAGSGGARIVGRGLAAVEHAAGNISSNLGIRTAPPAAPEAPAAPAPGVAPVPGQDANAVPGQLGQPGQPGQPGQDGQLTPDQLAQLTGEGGGGAPVGANMSKDEAYAALQDAKANLAAAQAQAAQERDQLQAQLDSASRQAETAQLGDGDGTLEYQVRESTVYAPIAGLITSVDVREGDIPQGKLLTIADDSRLVIRTEVREADIPNIKEGDRVSFTSTATGKKTFNGKVSRIAPASDSVASGQNQGPQGMAMPQQGNKSNEVTFPVEIEITGDKEGLLLGGSARAEIITAEAKDALNVPLDAVYGEDNDKKVLVMATDGDDATSGSVEERSVKTGATNDVDVAVTGGDLKPGDIVINWPDEYKDRIGETVEISDPNFDAEKVRQAKEHKERTTATVTTTSTRRAAEGQ; encoded by the coding sequence TTGATTTCCCACACCGACAGCTCAACCGGACACGCACGTCTTACTCGCGCAGGGCTGGCGGTGGTGACTTCCTCCGCGCTCTTCCTCGGCGCCTGTGGATTCGGCGGAGGCGGCGACGAGGGGGCCGAAGGCGCCGGACTCAACCCCGGTGACTACACCGTGGCCACCAACGAGGGAGTCACCGACAGCGTGGTGGTCAACGGCACGATTGAGCCGATCCGCTCCGTGAACATCTCCACCCCGGTGCAGTCTGAGGTGGAAAAGGTAGCCGTCAAGGCTGGCGATCGCGTTCAGCCGCAGCAGTTCCTCGCCTCCATGAACTCCGAGCAGCTCGAGCGCCAGCTTGAAGTCCAGCAAAAGCAGCAGGCCAACGCTCAGGCGGATGCGCAGGCGCAGGTGGACCAGGCACGTGCCGCGCTCAACGCCCACCAGGAAGGCATCAACAACGGCACCAACCAGGGCATCCGCGCAGCGCAGGCCCAGGTGGATCAGGCTCAGGCCGCTTACGACGCAGCGGTCGCCGGCAGCGGCGGCGCCCGCATCGTGGGCCGGGGTCTGGCGGCGGTGGAGCACGCTGCCGGCAACATCTCCTCCAACCTCGGCATCCGCACCGCACCGCCGGCGGCTCCGGAAGCTCCGGCGGCACCGGCACCAGGGGTTGCTCCCGTGCCCGGGCAGGATGCCAATGCAGTGCCCGGCCAGCTTGGCCAGCCGGGGCAGCCGGGTCAGCCGGGTCAAGACGGCCAGCTCACCCCGGACCAGCTGGCGCAGCTGACTGGAGAAGGCGGTGGCGGCGCCCCGGTGGGCGCGAACATGAGCAAGGACGAGGCCTACGCGGCACTGCAGGACGCGAAGGCGAACCTGGCAGCGGCACAGGCGCAGGCGGCGCAGGAACGCGACCAACTGCAGGCGCAGCTCGACTCGGCCTCGCGACAGGCTGAGACCGCCCAGCTCGGCGACGGCGACGGCACCCTGGAGTACCAGGTGCGGGAGTCCACCGTCTACGCCCCGATCGCGGGCCTGATCACCAGCGTTGATGTGCGCGAAGGTGATATCCCGCAGGGCAAGCTGCTCACCATCGCGGATGATTCGCGTTTGGTCATCCGCACCGAGGTCCGCGAGGCCGACATCCCCAACATCAAAGAGGGCGACCGTGTGAGTTTCACCTCGACCGCAACGGGCAAGAAGACGTTCAACGGCAAGGTGTCCCGTATCGCGCCCGCCTCGGACTCCGTGGCGAGCGGGCAGAACCAGGGACCGCAGGGCATGGCCATGCCGCAGCAGGGCAACAAATCCAACGAGGTCACCTTCCCGGTGGAAATTGAAATCACCGGCGACAAGGAGGGGCTGCTGCTGGGCGGCAGCGCCCGCGCGGAAATCATCACCGCCGAGGCCAAGGACGCGCTCAACGTGCCGCTGGATGCCGTCTACGGCGAGGACAACGACAAGAAGGTTCTCGTGATGGCCACAGACGGCGATGACGCAACGTCAGGCAGCGTGGAGGAGCGTTCCGTGAAAACGGGCGCCACCAACGACGTGGACGTCGCCGTCACCGGCGGCGACCTCAAGCCGGGCGACATCGTGATCAACTGGCCGGACGAGTACAAGGACCGCATCGGCGAAACAGTGGAGATTTCCGACCCGAACTTCGACGCGGAAAAGGTCCGCCAGGCGAAAGAACACAAGGAACGCACCACGGCCACGGTGACGACCACCAGCACGCGTCGTGCGGCCGAGGGGCAGTAG
- a CDS encoding ABC transporter ATP-binding protein, producing the protein MAESGLLIDMRNVVKTYNVGEPSELTVLHGVDFYADQGEFVSIVGPSGCGKSTLMNLIGMLDRPTEGAYAFNGEPVYAKEDKELASYRSKNIGFIFQNFNLIGRMDALQNVAMPMMYAGVERKERDERAAELLDRMGMGDRLHHNPNELSGGQKQRVAIARSLANDPDLLLADEPTGALDSKTGRMVMDLFHELNQDLGKAIVFITHNPELAEETGRVVEMMDGRIAGVREPGGAS; encoded by the coding sequence ATGGCCGAATCCGGCCTGCTCATTGACATGCGAAACGTAGTGAAAACCTACAACGTCGGCGAGCCCAGCGAGCTGACGGTTCTGCACGGCGTGGATTTTTACGCCGACCAGGGAGAGTTTGTCTCCATCGTCGGCCCGTCCGGCTGCGGCAAGTCCACGCTGATGAATCTGATTGGCATGCTGGACCGGCCGACCGAAGGGGCCTACGCCTTCAACGGCGAGCCGGTCTACGCCAAAGAAGACAAAGAACTCGCCTCCTACCGCAGCAAGAACATCGGCTTCATCTTCCAGAACTTCAACCTGATCGGTCGCATGGATGCGCTGCAGAACGTGGCGATGCCCATGATGTACGCGGGCGTGGAGCGCAAGGAGCGCGACGAGCGAGCCGCCGAACTGCTGGACCGGATGGGGATGGGCGATCGTCTCCACCACAACCCCAACGAGCTCTCCGGCGGTCAGAAGCAGCGCGTGGCTATCGCGCGCAGCCTGGCCAACGACCCGGATCTCCTGCTCGCGGACGAGCCGACCGGCGCGTTGGATTCCAAGACCGGCCGCATGGTGATGGATTTGTTCCACGAGCTCAACCAGGACCTGGGTAAGGCCATCGTGTTTATTACCCACAACCCGGAACTCGCCGAAGAGACCGGGCGTGTGGTGGAGATGATGGACGGCCGCATCGCGGGCGTGCGTGAACCGGGAGGAGCGAGCTAG
- a CDS encoding DUF6263 family protein — MFRSIRTITAAAGLALALTACSSSEDDPVAEVPAFPIDAPSVTLSTPGDNPQEVRYTPAQEWDTTVAVSSGVDQHVAAPGEAEAANSPAGGDVHKTTLPLHITAADAPAPGQGEEDADNRVDFVVGAGKHSDLDVGQDVAATEGFRMSWRTDAPGRVSTLKLLAPADAPERGLQQVEPALLALVNNAVIFPDEPIGPGATWSVKGRVAGDTAMERTTTYTLVSRDGDTLTLDTKMEERPQQSSVTLDDGESVQVQSANTTSEGRIVVDLSRPLPVSGETAWTTRLIYGGDDKARVVQDITRAVQYGV, encoded by the coding sequence ATGTTCCGCAGCATCCGCACGATCACCGCCGCCGCCGGCCTCGCCCTCGCGCTCACCGCCTGCTCCTCCAGCGAGGACGACCCGGTGGCCGAGGTGCCGGCATTTCCTATCGACGCACCTTCGGTCACCCTCTCCACCCCAGGCGACAACCCCCAGGAAGTCCGCTACACGCCAGCGCAAGAATGGGACACCACCGTTGCCGTGTCCTCGGGCGTGGACCAGCATGTCGCCGCCCCCGGCGAAGCGGAGGCGGCCAACTCCCCCGCCGGCGGGGACGTGCACAAAACCACATTGCCGCTGCACATCACCGCCGCCGATGCGCCCGCCCCAGGCCAAGGTGAAGAAGACGCGGATAACCGCGTTGACTTTGTGGTGGGTGCCGGCAAGCACTCCGATCTGGACGTGGGCCAAGACGTCGCCGCGACCGAGGGCTTCCGCATGAGCTGGCGCACCGACGCACCCGGCCGCGTTTCCACTCTGAAGCTGCTTGCGCCTGCCGACGCCCCGGAGCGCGGCCTCCAGCAGGTCGAGCCTGCCCTGCTCGCCTTGGTCAACAACGCCGTCATTTTCCCCGACGAACCGATCGGCCCCGGCGCGACCTGGTCCGTCAAGGGCCGCGTGGCGGGCGACACCGCCATGGAGCGCACCACCACCTACACCTTGGTCTCCCGGGACGGCGACACGCTGACCCTGGACACGAAGATGGAAGAGCGCCCGCAGCAAAGCAGCGTCACGCTCGATGACGGCGAAAGCGTGCAGGTGCAGTCCGCCAACACCACGTCCGAGGGGCGCATCGTGGTGGATCTCTCCCGCCCACTGCCGGTGTCCGGCGAGACGGCGTGGACCACGCGCCTGATTTACGGCGGGGACGACAAAGCGCGGGTGGTCCAGGACATCACCCGCGCTGTGCAGTACGGAGTTTAA
- a CDS encoding asparaginase — protein MNVLVISTGGTIASTADARGALVPTLTGEELVAGCGTTRKVRAVDVAHLDSSSMGLAEVDMLRRTVRKSLFDEDVTGIVITHGTDSMAETALALDLVHTDARPVVLTGAMHSADHPRPDGPANLRGAIETAATQRGTGVLVHFAGGTFPARGLMKTQTTANDAFTLSSPSPLPRPMAVAPAPLDGLNIPIVRAWAGADSSLIEALGPVDGLILEALGSGNVSAAMGEAVAKLLRRGIPVVVATSVPYGEVSFAYGGAGGGSTLGALGALPAGYLSAGQARIALATALATGVNPRSLL, from the coding sequence ATGAACGTGTTAGTGATCTCAACCGGCGGCACGATCGCCTCCACCGCAGACGCCCGTGGCGCACTCGTGCCCACGCTCACCGGCGAGGAGCTCGTCGCCGGTTGCGGCACCACACGAAAGGTGCGCGCGGTGGACGTGGCACACCTCGATTCATCCTCCATGGGCTTGGCGGAGGTGGACATGCTTCGACGCACCGTACGCAAGTCGCTTTTCGACGAAGACGTCACCGGCATCGTCATCACCCACGGCACCGACTCCATGGCGGAGACCGCCCTCGCCTTGGACCTCGTCCACACCGATGCCCGCCCCGTTGTCCTCACCGGAGCGATGCACTCCGCCGATCACCCCCGCCCCGACGGCCCGGCGAACCTGCGCGGCGCCATCGAGACGGCAGCTACCCAGCGCGGCACTGGCGTGCTCGTCCACTTCGCGGGCGGAACATTCCCGGCGCGAGGGTTGATGAAGACGCAGACCACGGCGAACGACGCCTTCACCCTGTCCAGCCCCTCCCCGCTGCCGCGCCCGATGGCGGTCGCCCCCGCCCCGCTCGACGGGCTGAACATCCCCATCGTGCGCGCGTGGGCAGGCGCGGACAGCTCCCTCATCGAGGCACTTGGGCCTGTCGACGGGCTCATCCTGGAAGCCCTCGGCTCAGGCAATGTGTCCGCGGCGATGGGCGAAGCCGTAGCCAAATTGCTGCGCCGTGGGATACCTGTGGTCGTCGCCACGTCCGTGCCGTACGGCGAGGTCTCTTTCGCCTACGGCGGCGCCGGCGGCGGCTCCACCCTCGGAGCACTCGGCGCGCTGCCTGCGGGCTACCTCAGCGCCGGGCAAGCCCGCATCGCCTTAGCTACTGCGCTGGCGACTGGGGTGAACCCCCGCTCACTCCTGTGA
- the lspA gene encoding signal peptidase II encodes MEQANTPDRTPRYLRTVVAVMLAVAAVDQLVKQLILNWLEPGVPQPVIGDWFRFHLLFNSGAAFSMGQSLTGVFTAIQLLFVLGALWFGPRMSSKWEALGLALVAGGAMGNLIDRLFRAPGFWFGHVVDYISVGDFAVFNLADAAITIGVAVFIVATLAVELKGGADGR; translated from the coding sequence ATGGAACAGGCAAACACACCCGACCGAACGCCGCGCTACCTCCGCACGGTGGTTGCGGTCATGCTTGCAGTTGCCGCGGTAGACCAGCTGGTCAAACAGCTGATACTCAACTGGTTGGAGCCCGGTGTGCCCCAGCCTGTGATCGGTGACTGGTTCCGCTTCCACCTGCTGTTCAACTCGGGCGCCGCATTTTCCATGGGGCAAAGCCTCACCGGGGTGTTCACAGCTATCCAGCTGCTGTTCGTGCTGGGAGCGCTGTGGTTCGGCCCGCGCATGTCCTCGAAGTGGGAGGCGTTGGGGCTCGCGCTGGTCGCGGGAGGTGCGATGGGCAACCTCATCGACAGGCTGTTTCGCGCCCCGGGCTTCTGGTTCGGCCATGTGGTGGATTACATCTCCGTGGGAGACTTCGCGGTGTTCAACCTGGCGGACGCGGCCATTACGATTGGCGTCGCCGTATTTATCGTGGCCACGCTGGCAGTGGAGCTGAAGGGAGGCGCCGATGGGCGGTGA
- a CDS encoding RluA family pseudouridine synthase translates to MGGEFRALPVPEGLEGMRVDAAITKLFGVSRSVAAEMAAQGDVLVDGAAAQKSERVTSGSLLEVTLPEPKQAPQPVTELVDGLEILYQDADVIAVDKPVGVAAHPTLGWEGPDVVGGLQAMGFTLPDAGPPERQGIVQRLDVGTSGVMIVAASVPAYSVLKRAFKERTVDKTYHALVQGLPDPIEGTIDAPIARHPSAGWKFAVTQDGRHSVTHYSVIEAFRRASLLDIHLETGRTHQIRVHMSSVGHPCVGDPMYGSDPKLSKELGLKRQWLHATKLGFAHPRTGEYMEVTSEYPEDLRTALDRVRQG, encoded by the coding sequence ATGGGCGGTGAGTTCAGGGCTCTGCCGGTGCCCGAGGGGCTCGAGGGCATGCGGGTGGATGCCGCCATAACCAAACTGTTCGGCGTGTCCCGCTCCGTCGCCGCGGAGATGGCGGCGCAGGGCGATGTGCTTGTCGACGGCGCGGCCGCCCAGAAATCCGAACGCGTCACGTCGGGCTCGCTGCTGGAGGTGACCCTGCCCGAGCCGAAGCAGGCGCCGCAGCCGGTGACGGAACTGGTGGACGGGCTAGAGATCCTCTACCAGGACGCCGACGTAATCGCAGTGGATAAGCCCGTCGGCGTGGCTGCCCACCCCACACTGGGGTGGGAAGGCCCTGACGTCGTCGGCGGTTTGCAAGCGATGGGATTTACCCTCCCGGACGCCGGCCCGCCGGAGAGGCAGGGCATTGTGCAGCGTCTCGACGTCGGCACCTCCGGTGTGATGATCGTCGCGGCGAGCGTGCCCGCCTACTCGGTGCTCAAGCGCGCGTTTAAGGAACGCACCGTGGACAAGACCTATCACGCGCTGGTGCAAGGCTTGCCCGACCCGATCGAGGGCACCATCGACGCACCCATCGCGCGCCACCCGTCGGCGGGCTGGAAATTTGCCGTCACCCAGGACGGCCGGCACAGCGTGACCCACTACAGCGTCATCGAAGCGTTCCGCCGCGCGAGCCTGTTGGACATCCATTTGGAAACAGGCCGCACGCACCAGATTCGCGTGCATATGTCGTCGGTGGGCCACCCGTGCGTGGGCGACCCGATGTACGGCTCGGACCCGAAGTTGTCCAAAGAGCTGGGGCTGAAGCGCCAGTGGCTCCACGCCACAAAGCTGGGCTTTGCCCACCCGCGCACCGGCGAGTACATGGAGGTCACTTCCGAGTACCCCGAAGATCTGCGCACTGCACTGGATCGGGTGCGGCAGGGCTAG
- a CDS encoding DNA polymerase IV yields MNRWVLHIDMDAFFASCEQLTRPTLRGRPVLVAGVTGRGVVAGASYEARKYGARSAMPTHRAARLVGSKAVLVAPRRPVYVAASRRVFEVIGKHVDVVEQLSIDEAFMEPAELAGASPEEVEQWANELRAAIKDETGLPSSIGAGPGKQYAKIGSGRAKPDGVFVIPHDKQLEILHPMPVSELWGVGPVTESKLLAAGIETIGDLANLSEKELDIAIGGAVGRQLWWLARGVDERPVAPRAESKQISSEHTYPQDLTTPPEVDAALERAAAESHRRLLKDGRGARTVTVKLRMADFRIESRSATLPYATDDADTLLATAFRIVRYPDEVGPIRLVGVSYSGLEDTLQGVLFPELDQAIVKPAPVITDYETGVSDHESDFDTQVTHEVEVPRAGWRATQDVYHPDYGHGWVQGSGKGWVTVRFETRATGPGRIKSLRADDAQLQPADPLDSLAWEDWFSQE; encoded by the coding sequence ATGAACCGCTGGGTGCTTCACATCGACATGGATGCGTTCTTCGCATCGTGCGAGCAGCTCACCCGGCCAACGCTTCGAGGCCGTCCTGTCCTCGTCGCCGGGGTGACTGGACGCGGCGTAGTAGCCGGGGCGAGTTATGAAGCGCGCAAATACGGTGCACGTTCGGCGATGCCCACGCACAGAGCGGCGCGGTTGGTGGGCAGCAAGGCGGTTCTGGTCGCGCCGCGCCGGCCGGTGTACGTCGCGGCGTCGCGGAGGGTGTTCGAGGTTATCGGCAAGCACGTCGACGTGGTCGAGCAACTTTCCATCGACGAGGCGTTTATGGAGCCCGCGGAGCTGGCCGGGGCGAGCCCCGAGGAGGTGGAGCAGTGGGCGAACGAGCTGCGCGCGGCAATCAAAGACGAGACCGGGTTGCCCAGCTCCATTGGGGCGGGGCCGGGCAAGCAGTACGCGAAGATCGGCTCGGGGCGCGCGAAACCGGACGGAGTCTTTGTCATCCCGCACGACAAACAGCTGGAAATCTTGCACCCCATGCCGGTGAGTGAGTTGTGGGGTGTGGGGCCGGTAACGGAATCCAAGCTGCTGGCCGCGGGAATTGAGACCATCGGTGATCTAGCCAACTTGAGCGAGAAAGAGCTGGACATCGCCATCGGGGGCGCAGTGGGCAGGCAGCTGTGGTGGTTGGCGCGCGGAGTAGATGAGCGCCCCGTGGCACCGCGTGCCGAATCGAAGCAGATCTCCTCGGAACACACGTATCCGCAAGATCTGACCACGCCGCCGGAGGTGGATGCGGCGCTGGAGCGCGCGGCAGCCGAATCGCACCGCCGGTTGCTCAAAGACGGCCGCGGCGCGCGCACCGTGACGGTGAAGCTGCGGATGGCGGATTTTCGCATCGAGTCGCGCTCGGCGACGCTGCCGTATGCAACAGACGACGCCGACACGCTGTTGGCCACCGCTTTTCGCATTGTGCGATACCCGGATGAGGTAGGTCCGATCCGTCTTGTGGGGGTGTCGTACTCGGGGCTGGAGGACACACTGCAAGGGGTGCTGTTTCCGGAGCTTGACCAGGCGATTGTCAAACCGGCGCCGGTGATCACTGACTATGAAACAGGCGTGAGTGACCACGAATCGGACTTTGACACCCAAGTAACGCACGAGGTCGAGGTCCCGCGCGCCGGGTGGCGGGCCACCCAGGACGTCTACCATCCAGACTATGGCCACGGCTGGGTCCAGGGGTCGGGAAAAGGCTGGGTGACGGTGCGCTTTGAAACGCGCGCGACCGGGCCCGGGCGGATTAAGAGCCTGCGCGCAGACGATGCGCAATTGCAGCCCGCGGACCCGCTGGATTCACTCGCGTGGGAGGACTGGTTCTCACAGGAGTGA
- a CDS encoding ABC transporter permease, whose amino-acid sequence MNIRESMRLALSSLNTNKLRSLLTLLGIIIGIMAVIIIMTLGRALENDVMGGLQDAGTTTYPVMVHERAEEGEGGDDPFAGFGMAGPTEERDGMSLDDLDDLSASFGDRLQGVDIDISGQGEGSTGDNSLSVGINPALSGSLDMRSLKVQYGRGITQDMIDGRRPVAVVSPELVEALFDGDSAAALGSRFDVNVDNNTSVFTIVGVLERADKDPAFGPSAAAEIFIPATAADRVGLDANWTSSFSVRSAANEDPEVFRADLQSYLDRKYASNENYEAEVFDISASLEGLTTIFRTLSTVLSAIGGISLLVGGIGVMNIMLITVTERTREIGVRKALGATQNDIRVQFIVEAMLVCLIGGIIGVILGGAIGMIASSAVLDLTWPPISAVIFALLFSLATGVFFGAYPASKAAKMQPIDALRYE is encoded by the coding sequence ATGAACATCCGGGAATCCATGCGGTTGGCCTTATCCAGCCTGAACACGAACAAGCTGCGTTCGCTGCTGACCTTGTTGGGCATCATCATCGGCATCATGGCCGTGATCATCATCATGACGCTCGGCCGCGCGCTGGAAAACGACGTCATGGGCGGCCTGCAAGATGCCGGCACCACCACCTACCCGGTGATGGTGCACGAGCGCGCCGAGGAGGGCGAGGGCGGCGACGACCCGTTTGCGGGCTTCGGCATGGCCGGGCCGACGGAAGAACGAGACGGCATGAGCTTGGACGACCTCGACGATCTGAGTGCCTCTTTCGGCGACCGGCTCCAAGGTGTCGACATCGACATCTCTGGTCAAGGCGAGGGCAGCACTGGCGACAACTCCCTGTCCGTGGGCATCAACCCCGCTCTCAGCGGCTCGCTCGATATGCGTAGCCTGAAAGTGCAGTACGGCCGCGGTATCACGCAGGACATGATTGACGGCCGCCGCCCTGTTGCGGTGGTTTCCCCGGAGCTCGTGGAGGCGCTTTTCGACGGCGATTCCGCCGCTGCCCTCGGCTCCCGCTTCGACGTCAATGTCGACAACAACACCAGCGTGTTCACCATCGTCGGTGTGCTGGAACGGGCGGACAAAGACCCGGCGTTCGGCCCGTCCGCTGCCGCCGAGATCTTTATTCCCGCCACGGCGGCGGACCGGGTGGGGCTGGACGCGAACTGGACTTCGTCGTTTAGCGTCCGCTCCGCGGCCAATGAAGATCCGGAGGTCTTCCGCGCCGACCTGCAGTCCTACCTGGACCGCAAGTACGCCAGCAACGAGAACTACGAGGCTGAGGTTTTTGACATCTCCGCGAGCCTTGAGGGGCTGACCACCATCTTCCGCACGCTGTCGACTGTGCTGTCGGCAATCGGCGGTATCTCGTTGCTCGTGGGCGGTATCGGCGTGATGAATATCATGCTCATCACCGTCACCGAGCGCACCCGCGAAATCGGCGTGCGCAAGGCGCTCGGTGCGACGCAAAACGACATCCGTGTGCAGTTCATCGTCGAGGCGATGCTCGTGTGTCTCATCGGCGGCATCATCGGCGTGATCCTCGGTGGCGCCATCGGCATGATCGCCAGCTCCGCTGTGCTGGACTTGACCTGGCCACCCATCAGTGCCGTGATTTTCGCGCTGTTGTTCTCGCTGGCAACGGGTGTGTTCTTCGGCGCGTACCCCGCCTCGAAGGCGGCGAAGATGCAGCCTATCGACGCCCTCCGGTACGAGTAG
- a CDS encoding HNH endonuclease signature motif containing protein, with protein sequence MTLAVDEQVEGGTDGRSAEVLEDQIKCNYLSANHHRARMLEAIAQFDELELAQQVGERSTAAWLCRELNLPEPTAFEYVRVARGLRQFPQLFSAFESGVMSYSTVRYLLRYLTEENEADVVHLALTLSFAELKLVLAGAGPEEEEPTEPYLTTRERQDGMLRVEALLPPVTGQQLLTALKIAQLSLFGFDDVEPEDLQDPEKVQQLIDAAHAEDAVPAEQTRAPRKRTGISIKDILGPQSRYGPPQKQDLYDAFVAMISMVRSHPISALRCPGVQVNLMVNQAGGCWMAENQSARSEVVRSYLANAVVRLHRLTSRGLTLSVGRAQRFATDGQVQALLAVWGYQCAMPGCAHRRFIEMHHIREWDHGGETNVDNLIPLCSSCHSRVSQGVVRIEHLGDDIVFTFNNGARYVSRGRGLPRRRSNRQEFAFDD encoded by the coding sequence ATGACATTGGCAGTGGACGAACAGGTAGAGGGCGGAACGGACGGGCGATCGGCGGAGGTGCTCGAGGACCAAATAAAGTGCAACTACTTGTCGGCGAACCATCACCGAGCGCGGATGCTCGAAGCGATTGCGCAATTCGATGAACTGGAGCTTGCGCAGCAGGTGGGGGAGCGGTCGACAGCAGCGTGGCTGTGCCGGGAGCTGAACCTGCCGGAACCTACAGCGTTTGAGTACGTGCGCGTTGCCCGGGGGCTGAGGCAGTTTCCGCAGCTGTTCAGCGCGTTTGAATCTGGCGTGATGTCGTACTCCACGGTGCGGTATCTGCTCCGGTATTTGACAGAGGAAAACGAGGCTGACGTCGTACACCTCGCCCTGACGCTCTCGTTTGCAGAGTTGAAGCTGGTGCTCGCTGGTGCAGGGCCGGAGGAAGAGGAGCCGACGGAACCGTACCTGACCACCCGGGAGCGGCAGGACGGCATGCTACGCGTCGAAGCGCTGCTTCCGCCGGTGACGGGGCAACAGCTGCTGACGGCGTTGAAGATTGCACAGCTTTCTCTTTTCGGGTTCGACGATGTCGAGCCCGAAGACCTGCAGGACCCGGAGAAAGTGCAGCAGCTTATCGACGCAGCTCACGCTGAAGATGCCGTCCCGGCCGAGCAGACTCGCGCGCCGCGTAAACGCACTGGCATATCGATCAAAGACATCCTGGGGCCGCAGTCGCGCTACGGGCCTCCGCAAAAGCAAGATTTGTACGATGCGTTCGTGGCCATGATCTCCATGGTCCGGTCACATCCGATCAGCGCTCTTCGCTGCCCCGGCGTGCAGGTGAATCTGATGGTCAATCAGGCCGGGGGCTGTTGGATGGCAGAAAACCAATCTGCCCGCTCCGAGGTGGTGCGCAGCTACCTTGCCAATGCTGTCGTGCGTCTGCACCGCCTGACTTCGAGGGGGCTGACCCTGAGTGTGGGACGTGCGCAACGCTTCGCCACTGATGGGCAAGTGCAGGCGCTGCTCGCAGTTTGGGGGTACCAGTGCGCGATGCCGGGATGCGCGCACAGACGTTTCATCGAGATGCACCACATCAGGGAATGGGACCACGGTGGCGAAACGAATGTGGATAACCTCATCCCGTTGTGCTCCAGCTGCCACTCGAGGGTCAGCCAAGGTGTGGTCCGAATTGAGCACCTGGGCGACGATATCGTCTTTACCTTCAACAATGGTGCCCGCTACGTCTCCCGCGGGCGGGGGTTGCCCCGCCGGCGAAGCAACAGGCAAGAGTTCGCATTCGATGATTGA